One segment of Nostoc flagelliforme CCNUN1 DNA contains the following:
- a CDS encoding ATP-binding cassette domain-containing protein, whose translation MTPQQAHTTLVSAGFSYERHQDIIALLSGGERARLQLLAINKAGTNFLVLDEPTNHLDVEGIERLEQELAVFEGTVVLVSHDRRFIENVANRFFLIKDSQLQEVSGIDVYYSYLQDYLLRTSSSQLASLDDVCSTLKVPLLQADLTLLSDDDLYQYYFEIEEALHQKTSGTKDYKRLAKKLEELEQQIDGRLHIHQNLRIDK comes from the coding sequence TTGACACCGCAACAAGCACACACAACACTTGTAAGTGCTGGATTTTCCTATGAGCGACACCAAGATATTATCGCTTTATTGAGCGGTGGTGAGCGTGCCAGACTTCAACTTCTAGCCATCAACAAGGCAGGTACTAATTTCCTTGTACTCGATGAGCCAACAAACCATTTGGATGTTGAAGGAATTGAACGGCTTGAGCAAGAGCTTGCTGTGTTTGAGGGGACTGTTGTCTTGGTGAGCCATGATCGTAGGTTTATTGAAAATGTTGCGAATCGGTTTTTCCTTATCAAAGATAGTCAGTTACAAGAGGTTAGCGGCATAGATGTCTACTACTCATATCTCCAGGACTATCTTCTCAGAACTTCTTCAAGCCAGCTAGCATCCCTGGATGATGTATGTTCCACTCTCAAAGTTCCTCTTCTTCAAGCAGACTTGACCCTACTCTCTGACGATGATCTGTATCAGTACTACTTCGAGATTGAAGAGGCACTTCACCAAAAAACTTCTGGAACAAAGGATTATAAGCGGCTTGCCAAGAAACTAGAAGAGCTTGAGCAGCAAATCGATGGCAGATTACATATACATCAGAACTTACGCATTGACAAATGA